The Eggerthella guodeyinii sequence CGCCGTGCATGAACGCCACGCCCGCGCCCGAGGCCACCTGAGCCCAACGGAAGAAGCGCGAAGTCTTCTTGCGATCCATGTTGCGGCAGACGCGTCCAAGCGCCTTGGAGTTCAGCCAACCCAGAAAGAAGCCCAGCAGCGTGGACAAAAGAATGCCGTACACCACCTTGATCCACTCCGCGCCGTTGATGGCGTCGAAGCTGCCCTGCAGCGCGATGGCCGCGCCCGTGAGGCCGGCGATCAGCGAATGGCTTTGGCTGGTGGGAATGCCGAAATACCAGGCCACGGTGCCCCACACGATGATGGCCACCATGGCGGCCATGAGAGCGATGAGCGACTGCTGGGAGTCGCCTCCGAAATCGACCATATTGAATATGGTGTGTGCGACGGCGGCGGTAAACAGAGAAACCACCAGCAGCCCCAGGAAGTTGCAGACAGCCGCCATGACGATGGCGGGCTTCGGCTTCATAGCCCTTGTCGATACGACGGTTGCGATCGCGTTCGGAGCGTCCGTCGCCCCATTCACGACGATGACGCCGATGTTGAGCAGGGTCACAACCACGAGGATCGGGTTGGACGCGAGCCCAGCGATGAACGAAGCCCACTCTATGGTCACGAAATCCCTCTCGACAACAACAGCAAAAAGGTTCAGCATTCCCCAGTTTAACGTAAATCTAACAAAGCGAAAGGGGCTCCTCGCTCTTTTCACGTCGGATTATGGGGGAAACGGCAAAATCCAGGTAAAGCCGCGAAGAAAGCGCCGCGGGGAAAACCCCTTAAATGGATAGGAGTTAACCCGCATCGCATTGATGCGTGATACAGTAAGCGAATCAGGGGGAAGGTTTCCGCGTCGCTGCGCCGGCATACGGCACCGCGAGGCACCGGGGGGAGGAAATCGATATGAACAAGCGCATTCAACTGCCGCTGCAGACGGCTGACCTGATCGCAGGATTCATGGTGTGGGTCATCCTGTCGTCGCTGCTTCCGTACATCAAGCAGGACATCTTCATCCCTCCCGACCAAGTGGCCCTCGTCACCGCCATCCCCGTGGTGCTGGGCTCGGTGTTGCGCGTGCCGTTCGGCTACTGCGCGAACCTGTTCGGAGCGCGTACCGTGTTCCTGGCCAGCTTCGCCGTGCTCGTGGTGCCCGTGTGGTTCCTGAGCGAAACGACCTCCTACCAGGGGCTGCTCATCGGCGGGACGTTCCTCGGCATCGCCGGCGCGGTGTTCTCGGTGGGCGTCACGTCGCTGCCGAAGTACTATCCGAAGGAGCGCCACGGCTTCGTGAACGGCGTGTACGGCTTCGGCAACATGGGCACCGCGCTCACCACCTGGCTGGCGCCCGTGGCCGCCGTGGCCTTCGGCTGGCGCACCGCCGTCAAGCTGTACCTCGTGCTGCTGGCGGCGTTCATCGTGCTGAACTTCGTGCTGGGCGATCGCGACGAGCCGCGTGTGAAGACGCCCATCAGGGAGCAGCTGAGGGCCATCGGCAGCGACGTGCGCCTGTGGTACCTGTCGCTGTTCTACTTCGTGACGTTCGGCGCGTTCGTAGCGCTGACCGTGTACCTGCCGAACTTCCTCACGTCGCACTATGCGATGGACGGCGTGTCGGCGGGCATGGCCACCTCGGTGTTCATCGTGGCGGCTGCGGCCGTGCGCGTGCTGGGCGGCTGGCTGGCCGACCGGTTCGACTGCTATCGCCTGCTGGCCCTCGTATTCGCGGGCATCGTCGCGGGCGCCGCCGTGCTGGCCGTCGCGCCGGGGTTGCCGGTGTACCTGGCGGGCATCTACCTGATCAGCCTCGCATGCGGCATCGGCAACGGCGTGGTGTTCAAGCTGGTGCCGACGTACTTCACGAAGCAGGCCGGCCTTGCGAACGGCATCGTGTCCATGATGGGCGGCCTCGGCGGCTTCTTCCCTCCGCTCGTGCTGTCCACGTCGATGCTGCTGTTCGGCACGAACGTGCCGGGCCTCGCCGCCTTCGGCGCCTTCGCGCTGGCCTGCCTCGCGATAGCCCTGGCGATGCACGGGAGGAAGCAGGCCGAGGCATGAGTCGCGTGGCGTGTTTCACGTGAAACAGCGAACCGCGTGGCGTGCGCTGCGCTCCCTGCAAGCAAAAGGCCCGGCGCATTCGCGCCGGGCCCGGTTTCCTACGCGTAGTACGCGAAGACGCGCTTGCGTTCGTTGCCGATCTTGGTGATGCTGTTGTGGCCCGGCAGGACCACCGTCTCGTCCGGCAGCACGGCGAGGCGCTTGAGCGAGCGGCGCATGGCGTTCATGTCGCCGCCCTGGAAGTCCACGCGGCCGATGGAACCGCAGAACAGCGTGTCGCCCGAGATGAGCACCGGCGCGCCCTCGGGGTTCGTGCCGAAGCGCGGGTCGATGAACAGGCAGATGCCGCCCTCCGTGTGACCCGGCGTGAGGATGACCTTCCACGGCATGTCGCCGATCTTGAGGATGTCGCCGTCGTTCACCACATGGTCCACCGGGCACGGCGCGAAGCGCATGTCGTCGCGCGGCAGCTTCTTCTCGCCCGTGATGATGGGCGCGTCGATGGCCGAGGCGATGACCGTGGCGCCGGTCTTGTCGCGCAGCTCCTTGGCGGCGCCCACGTGGTCCGAGTGGCGGTGCGTGAGGATGATGGCGTCGACCGTGCGGTTCCCCACGGCCTTGAGAATCTCGTCGGCTTTGCAGGACGGGTCCACCACGATGGTGGCCTTGCCGTCGGAGATGATGTACACGTTGTTCTCGATAGGGCCGAGCACGAGGTACTCGACGGGCACGCAGGTGCCCTTCACCTTGGTGGTCATGAGTCGCTCCTAGTCTTTTTCTTGCCGCCGCCGGCCTTGGGCACCATGCGGCGCGCGTCGAACACTCCTTCAATGCCGCGCAGTTTGCTCAGCACGATATCGATATGGTTGATGCTGCTTACCTGGAACAGGAACCGCATCTCCACCATGCCGTCGCGATGCGACGTGGTGGAGCTGGACAGCACGTTCGCGCCTTGCTCCGACAGGATGACGGCCACGTCGCGCAGCAGGTTCATGCGATCGAGCGCGTCGAGGAACACCTCCACCTTGAACGACGTGTTCTTCGGTAGATCGTTCTCCCAGGCCACGTCGATGATGCGCTCAGGGGTTTGCTTGAGGTCCTGCGCGTTCGGGCAGTCGGCGCGGTGCACCGATACGCCGCGGCCGCGCGTCACGAAGCCGAGGATATCGTCGCCCGGCACGGGGTTGCAGCAGCGCGACAGGCGCACGAGCACGTCGTCGACGCCCTTCACCACCACGCCGTTCGACGTGTGCGCCTCGTGCTTCTTCGGCGCCTTCACGCTGGTCAGCATCGGGGGCAGCTTGCCGGTGGACATGTCGCCGGCCACGTAGTCCATGGCGGTTTCGGCTTCCTTGCCCTTGTCCACGAGGATCTTCAGCAGGCGGTTCGCCACGTGCTGAGCGCTTTCCTTGCCGGTGCCGATGTGCACGAGCATGTCGTCGGCGTCGTTGTACCCCATGTGATCGGCCACCGACTTGAGCGCGCGCATCGACTGGGCGCTGGAGATGCCCAGGCCGTGCTTGCGCATCTCGCGCGTCAGCTTGTCGCGGCCGTTCTGCAGATCGTCGCTGCGGCTGACCTTGCTGAAGTACGAGCGTATCTTGCTGCGCGCGCTCGGCGTTTTCACGAGGCCCAGCCAGTCGCGCGAGGGGCTGGCGCTCTTCTGCGTGAGGATGTCCACGCGATCGCCCAGCTGCAGCTCGTAGGTCAGCGGCACGATGGCGCCGTTCACCTTCGCGCCCACGCAGTGGTTGCCCACCTCGGTGTGGATGGCGTAGGCGAAGTCCACGGGCGTGGACCCGGCGCGCAAGCTCATGACCTCGCCTTTCGGCGTGAACACGAACACCTCGGTGGGCGCGAGGTCCACCTTGAGGTCCTTGAGGAACTCGCGCGAGTCCTGCGACTCGTCCTGCCAGTCCACCATCTGGCGCAACCACGCCAGCTGCTGGTCCAGCTCGTCGCCGCTCTTGCCGCCCTTCTCCTTGTAGCGCCAGTGCGCCGCCACGCCGTACTCGCTTTGGCGGTGCATGTCCTCGGTGCGGATCTGCACCTCGAGCGGGCGGCCCGCCGGCCCGATGACCGTGGTGTGCAGGCTCTGGTACATGTTGAACTTCGGCATGGCGATGTAGTCTTTGAAGCGCCCGGGCATCGGGTGCCACAGCGTGTGCACCGCGCCGAGGGCCGAGTAGCAGTCCTTCACCGACTTCACGATGACGCGCACGGCGATGAGGTCGTAGATCTCGGAGAAGCCCTTGCCCTTCTTCGTCATCTTCTGGTAGATGGAGTAGAGGTGCTTCGGGCGGCCCATGATCTGCGCCTGGATGTTCACCTTGTCCATCTCGTCGTGCAGGATGGAGATGATCTGGTCGAGATAGCCCTCGCGCTCGGAGCGGCTCTCCGTCACCATGCGGCTGACCTGCTTGAACTTGTTGGGCTCGAGGTAGTAGAACGACAGGTCCTCAAGCTCCCACTTGATGTTGTTGATGCCGAGGCGGTGCGCGATGGGCGCGTAGATCTCCAGCGTCTCGCGCGCTTTGAAGATGCGGCGGTCCTCGCGCAGCGCGCCGAGCGTGCGCATGTTGTGCAGGCGGTCGGCCAGCTTGATGACGATGACGCGGATGTCCTTGCTCATGGCCACGAACATCTTGCGGATGGTGGCGGCCTGCTCGTCGGTGAGGCTCTCCACCTCGATGCGCGTGATCTTCGTCACGCCCTCCACCAGCTGCGCCACCTGCGCGTTGAACTCCTCTTCCACCTGGTCGCGCGTCACGCTCGTGTCCTCCACGGTGTCGTGCAGCAGCGCGGCGCACAGCGTTTCCACGTCCATGCGCAAATCGGCCAGGATGATGGCGACTTCCACGGGGTGCGCCACGAACGGCTCGCCGCTCTTGCGGCACTGCCCCTCGTGCGCCTCGCTCGCGAAGCGGAACGCCTTCGCCAGCATGGCCTCGTCCTCTTCGGAGAGATAGACCGAGGTCAGGCGTTGCAGCTCGGCGAAGCGCTCTTCGGGCGTCTTCGACGCGAGGGCGTCCTTCTTGGCCTCGGGCGCGAACGATTTCTCGGCCACGTGGGGCCGGCCGAGCAGGTTATCCTCCACGGTCTGCTTGTTCGACGTCGCCTCGGGCGCGCTGCCCAGCAGCTCCTCATGGTTGCTCTTGCCCATTGGTCATCCTCCCTTCAAGCGTGCGCGCTAGCGCGCGACGCCCGCCGCGTCACCCGGCAAAATGGGACGCGACACGCGTATATGGAGGGTAGCAGAATCGCTCTTCATCGCCCAGTCCCGGAATGCGTGGAACACCTCGCGCTCCCCCAAACCTTCACGGTACCGTACGCTGTCCGTCAACTCCACCTTGTCCTGCGTTTCCACCACGTGGATGGAGCGCGCCATGCCGCCTTCGCCGAACGCCGTGTGCGTCTCGATGAGGCCCAGCTCGCGGAACACGGCCACGCCGCAGGCCGCCGAGGCGGGGCTCACGGGGAACGCGTCGGTGGCGGCCGCCTTCGCGAGGTCGGCGTTGCTCATGGTGAAGAACGCCTCGGCGCTGTCGCGCTGCAGGCTGCGCAGGCGGCGGTACACCTGCGCGAGGCAATCGTGGTCGGGCGTCATGTCGCGCAGGATGCGCTCGTTGAGCGAGCAGTCGCCGCGGTTGAACAGCAGGTGGATGCCCGCCGGCTTGCCGTCGCGGCCCGCGCGGCCGCTCATCTGGTTGAACTCGATCTCGTTGAACGGCAGATGGTACAGCACCACGTGGCGGATGTTGGGGATGTCCACGCCTTCGCCGAAGGCGGACGTGGCCACGAGCACCGACAGCGCGTCGGTGCGGAACAGCTCTTCGATGCGCTTGCGCTCGGCGCGCGCGAGGCCGGCGTTGTAGAAGCCGATGAGGGGCGCCAGCTGCGGCACCCGCTTGCGCAGGGCGCGCGCGACGGCCACGGACTGCTCGCGCGAGTTCACGTAGATGACCGTCTTGTCGCCCGACGCGATGAGGTTCGCCAGGTAGTCGTCGCGGTTCTTGAGGTTGCGCTGGTCGTCCACCTCGAGGTTGGGGCGCGACGCCGGGTCGTACACGCATGCGTCCACCGGCAGCTCGCGCTTGATGGCGGCGGCCACGTCGTCGTCGGCAGTGGCCGTGAGGGCCAGCACGGTGGGCGCTTGGCGCTCGCCGGCCGCTTCCGCCCCCGCGCCCGGCGCGGGGGCGCCCAGCTTCGCGATGGCGGCGCCGATGGTGGCGTAGGCCACGCGCTGCCCCGCCTTCGCGAGGCCCACGTGGTGCGCCTCGTCCACCACGACGAACCGCACGCGACCGGTGGCGGCGAACTCGTCGGCATGCCACGCGAGGAACTCGGGCGTGGTCAGCGCGATGTCGTACGTGCCGTCGGCCAGGCCAGCGAAGCCCTGGCGGCGCTCGTCGGGCGTGCTCTCGCCCGTGAGCGTGATCACGCCGATGCCGAAGGCGTCGAGCGCTTCGCGCAGGTGGAACGCCTGGTCGGCGATGAGCGCGCGCAGCGGGTACACGAACAGGCTGGCCTCGTGGTTCGCCAGCGCGCGCGTGGCGGCGTGCACCTGGAACGTGAGGGACTTGCCGCGGCCCGTGGCCATGATGCCCAACGTGGAGCGGCCGGCGCGCAGGTGGTCGAGGATGGCGCGCTGCGCGTCGTGCAGCGGCTTGTCGCCGATGATGGCGTGGACGATCTCCTGCTCGAGCGCCGCGGGATCCTCCTGGGCCTTGCGCTCCCAACAGGCGCGGTTCGCGGCGCGGGCGGCCTCGTAGGCCTCCACGTCCTCGGGACGGTGCGGCGCGTTCGCGCACAGCTCGGCATCGCTCGTGGCGTACAGATCGGCCACGAAGCTGAGGTTCTCGGGATTGAGGCACGCTTCCAGCGCGCCGCATGTGCGCGCGGGCGCAAGCGATTGCAGCATGGCCTTCACCGACTTGCGGCCGCGCCATTCGTCGATCTGCACCTCGAACGCGGCGTTCACCACGCTGTCGGTGCGCATGAGCGACTCGATGTCGGTGCAATGGAACATGATGCCCGACACGGTGGCGCGTCCGTCCGACAGCGTGCACGAGAAGTGGTTCTTCTCGGCGCCCACCGCGCGGCAGTTCGCCAGCATCACGTCGCGCGCGAGGTACACGGGCACGGGATGCTCCTGGCCGAACGGCGCCAGCTTGTCCAGCTGCGCCACGTTGTCCAGCGTGAGCTCGTCGAGGCTGACGCAGGCGTCGATCTTGACGAGCGGGTGGAACGCGCCCTCGGGCAGCGCGTCCATGTAGGCGCACAGGCGGCGCTCGAACTCCGGCAGCTTGTCGGCCGGAAGCGTGACGCCCACGGCCGCCTCGTGACCGCCGAAGCGGGTGAGCAGGTCCGACGCGCCTTCCACGGCCTTGAACAGGTTCACCTGGCCCACGCTGCGGCCGCTGCCGCGCGCTTCGTCGCCGTCGATGGTGAACAGCAGGCTGGGCACGCCGTACGTGTTGACCAGGCGGCTTGCCACGATGCCCTTCACGCCCTCGTGCCAGCTCTCGCCCGACACCACGAGCGCGCGCTGGCCGTGGTAGATCTCGGCCGCCTGGGCCTTCGCGATCTCGGACAGCTCGGCCTCGATGGCGCGGCGCTGGTCGTTCACCGATTCCAGCTTGGAGGCCAGGCGGTTCGCCTCCTCGAAGTCGTCGGTCATGAGCAGGTCGAGCGCCAGCTGCGCGTCGCCCATGCGACCGGCGGCGTTGAGGCGCGGGATGACCGAGAAGCTGAGGTTCGTGGCGCTGATGGGCTTGTCGGCGGCGCCGCTGGTGGCCAGCAGCGCGGCGATGCAGGGACGCGGCGCGCCGTTCATGCGCGCGATGCCGTCGGCCACGAGGGCGCGGTTCTCGTCGCGCATGGGCATGAGGTCGGCCACCGTGCCCAGCGTGGCGAAGTCGGTGAAGTCGCGCCACAGGTGCGGCTGGCCCAGGCGGCCGCCCAGCACCTGCACGAGCTTGAGGGCCACGCCCACGCCCGCCAGGATGGAGCTCGGGCAATCCGGGTCGCATTTCGGGTCGGCCACGGGCACGCCCTCGGGCACGAGGTCGACGGGCTCGTGGTGGTCGGTGATGGCCAGGCCGAGGCCCGCCTCCACCACGGCCGCAGCCTCCACCTTGCAGGCGATGCCGCAGTCCACCGTGACGATGAAGTCCGGGCCATACGAGCACGCGCGCGTGATGGCGGCCTCGGACAGCGCGTAGCCCTCTTCGAAACGCAGCGGGATGAACGGCGTAGCCTGCGCGCCGAAGGCACGCAAACCGCGGGTGAGCACGGTGGTGGCCGAGATGCCGTCGAGATCGAAGTCGCCGAACACGAGGATGTGGTCGCCGCGCTTGATGGCGGCCTCCAGCGCGTCGGCGACGTCGGACAGGCCCGGGATGATGTACGGATCCAACCAGTCGCGCTCGAGCGACGGCTCGAGGAAGCGATGGACGGCTGCGGGCTGGTCGATGCCGCGCGCGACGAGCGTCGCGGCGATGAAGCGGGGCAGACCGAGTTCGCGTTCGAGGCGCACCACGGACGCGGGGTCGGCCGCTCTAATGTTGAACTGGGCAGACATGGGCGCTCATACCTAACATGCGTGAATTCGAATAGTTCGTCTCCCATTGTCCCACAATCAAGGTGCGGTGTCACCGGCAAAGACGCGGGCGGCACACGCGATATGCACGTTGTCGGACGCCGCCGTAGGCGAGCCCACGACGTTGCGATTTTTGGACGCAAAACGGTACCCATGACAAAAAAATGCATCGCAATCGGAGGAAGGGGCACATCCGTATTTTTCGCCATCTGGGGTTTTGCTTGCGATTTAGAACGCGAAGCGTTTGAAACGCAACTCAAAATTGTCATGGGTACCGTTTTGCGCCCAAAGTGGGCAGGGCGGGTCGAGTTCGGGATCGGGGTCAGGTCGGGGTCGGAGGTCCCGGAGCTGCTACTTCAGAGAATCAAACGAAATCTTAAGCGAATCTGGCAGAGTTCTTGCGCGAATCCAGCGGAAATCTCACGCGAATCTAACGCATAATACCTGATCAAACATTGTTTTTGCTCTTTCAATCCTTCAGCCAGCATGGTACGCTGAAAGCATGGAAATCGTCCTTGGACATATCTCGTCGATGGAGTTCTGGCGCACCGAACGCTCACCGTCGCGAACACGCGCGCTGCTTGCACGGCGCGGCGAGCCTGGGGGCTTTCGCTCAGACTCGTACGATGAGGCCAAGCCGAGCGTATGCGATTTGGAACGTCTCGAGCGCATTGGACTCAAGCAGCACTCGAACCCGGTGCACTTCATCGTTCCCAACACGTTTTCGCGCGTCCGCACCGCACACATGACCAGTAGCGTGTTCGACAAGAGAATTCCCCCATCGGCTTTCGTCAACGTGGGCGATGGGGTGTTCGTCGCCTGCCCGGAACTGTGCCTGCTGCTCGAAGCCCGCGCGGCCGCTTTCGCGAACCTCGTCGAAACGGGTTACGAGTTCTGCGGAAGCTACCGACTGCCAGCCCTACCGGGCAGCGACATGATCCCCAACCAGCCACCGCTGACCACCGCGATGAAATTCAAGTCGTTCCTCTCCCCTGTGCAGAATCTCCGCGGCGTCGACGCAGCGCGCAAAGTCGTTCCGCACATACTGCCGAATTCGGAATCGCCCAAGGAATCGCAGCTTTCCATACTCAGCAGCTTTCCGGGACGCCTCGGCGGCTACGGATTCCAACAGGCAACCTTGAACCACCCGGTGCTCATCCCAGAGAAAGCTCGGGGGCAGGACGTCGGCCGAACGTGCCGCTGCGATCTGTTCTGGCCCGACGCAAAGCTGGACGTCGAGTACGACAGCCGGCTTCACCACGCGGGAAGCGCCGAGCAGGTAAAGGACTCGGCGCGCAGAACCGCTCTGGCCTATCGGGGGATCCTCGTCATCACCGTCACCAACGAGCAATTGCACATGCGGTCGGAAATGGACAAAGTCGCCCATGCGATGGCGAAACGGCTGGGAAGAAGATGCCGTCCCCGGGCGAGCGACTGGGAACTGAAACAGATCAGACTGAGGTCGCAGCTGCTCGGCACGACGTGCCCCGAAGAAGTGGGCCCAAATCGAAGCACCACACTCTCCCACCAGGCATAACGCGTAATTCATACCTTTCGTGTTACAGCGAGGGACCCTTTCGTGCGATAGCGCTTCGGCCGGGCGGGCGCATAGTGCATCCCATCGGCGGCGATCGGGGAGATCGCGCCGCAACCGAACAAGGTTAAGGGAACGGGAAAGGGAGAACGACATGACGAACGCAACCGCACAGCACAACGGCCTCTCGAGGAGGAACTTCCTGAAGGGCGCCGGCATCGGCGCGGCGGGCCTGCTGGGCGTCACGGCGCTGAGCGCGTGCGCCGGCAACGCTTCGGCGAAGACGGGCGACGGCTCGTGGGACGAGGAGACCGACGTCGTGGTGGTGGGCTCGGGCGCTGCGGGCGTGTCCGCGGCCATGGAGGCGCTCGAGGCGGGCGCGCAGGTCATCATGATCGAGAAGAGCAAGATGACCGGCGGCATCACCAGCGTGTGCGAGCAGTACTGCGCCTACGACTCCAAGCTGCACCTTCCGCAGAACTTCGACGACGTGGAGGACAGCGCCGAGATCATGCTGGAAGACGCGATGCGCGTGTCGTACGGCACCGCCGACGAGGCGCTCGCGAAGGTGTACTGCGACAACTCGGCCGACAGCCTCGACTGGATGATCGACCACGGCTGCGAGTTCAAGGACACCCTGCGCGTGTCCGACGGCCGCCACGGCCAAGGCAAGTACATCCTGGCCACGCCCGGCGACCTCACCGTGAAGCTCTCGGCGGCCATCCAGGCGGCCGGCGGCGAGATCATGGCCGACACACCCCTCACCGAGCTCGTGCGCGACGAGGAGAGCGGCCGCATCGTCGGCGTCGTCGCCGACGACAAGCGCATCAAGGCGCGCAAGGGCGTCGTCATCTGCACCGGCCCCTGGTCGGACGACGACGTGCTGATCCCCCGCCACCTCAAAGCCGTACCCGAGACCGTGCAGAAGTGCGCCGAGACGCTGGCCGCCTTCGGCATGCCCTACGGCCCCTACACCGGCGAGGCCATCCGCGCCGCGCAGAAGGCGGGAGCCTCGGTGCGCCACATGGAGTACATCATGTTCGACCCCTACTACTCGGTGCCCGAGGTCATGGAGCAGAAGGTGGCGCCGGCCGGCGTCACGCGCGCGGTGAACCAGGTGCTGCTCACGCCCGAAGGCACGCGCTTCACCGACGAGGGCCAGTCGCGCGGCGACATCGCGCTCGACGTGGTCGACCTGCCGGGCAACGTCTACTACCCCGTCATCGACGGCCGGCACGTGCCCGACGCCACCGGCTCGATGAAGTTCACAGCCGACAAGCTGGACGAGTTCGTGGCGGGCGGCTTCATGGCGAAGTCCGACACGCTCGAGGGCCTCGCGGCCGAGATGGAGAAGGTGTTCGGCATCCCGCAGGCCGCCTCGCTGGCCACCATCGAGCGCTACAACGGGTTCTGCGAGACGGGCGTGGACGAGGAGTTCGGCAAGGACCCGCACCACATGACGCCCATCGACCAGGCCCCGTTCTACGCCGGCCCCGCCGAGACGTGCCGCGAGATCTACACGCACGGCGGCCTGGAAACCGATGCCGAAGCGCGCGTGGTGGACTTCGACGGAGCCGTGATCCCCGGCCTGTACGCCGCGGGCATGTGCACGGGCGGCCCGCTGGGCAGCATCACCATCTCGGGAAACTGGCAGATGAGCTCCATCGTGTTCGGCCGCATCGCCGGCAAGAACGTCGCCGCCGAAACCGCGTAACCCCCATCGTTCCCACCCTCCCCTCCATGCGAAAGCCGCCGGACTCCCCTCCGGCGGCTTTCGCCATGCGGGGCTCTATCGACGCTGGTGAATCGTCGTTTCCATGCGGTCGATGAGGTTGAGCAGCTCCTGGCGCGAGTGGATGTCGAGCTTCGCGTAGGCGCGGCGCAGGTGGGTCTTCACCGTGTGCTCCGACAGCATGAGGTAGTCGGCGATGTAGCGCGCGCTGCGGCCCGACGAGAACTCGCCGACCACTTCGAACTCGCGCGCGGACAGGTCGTAGGTGTCGCGCAGCAGCTCGAGCGCCGCGGCGTTGAGCGACTCGATGGACGCGGTGGGCTCGCTCATTTCGTCGGGCGCGTCCACGTAGCCGCTCTCCTTGCTCTTCGCGAACAGCCACAGGTAGCTGAGGAACAGCAGCGCCACCGACGCGCCCAAAAGCCAGATGATGGCGGTGAGCGCCGTGTCGAAGTGCTGAGACGCGAGCGCGCCCACGTCGGTGGTGGCAAGCGCGCGACCGGCGGCGATGGACAGCTGCGACGCGCCCACCGCGAGGCCCAGCAGGAAGAACGACGGCAGCTTGCGCTCGTAGGCCTCGCTGGTGAACGCCATCCAGATGAGGCAGAAGAACGTGATGAGCAGCACCACCATGAGCGGGCCCGACCACGTGGTGTCGGAGGGGTTCGCGCTGCGGAACATGAGCACCGACATGAGCGCCAGGGCCGACACGGGATAGGCCACGTCGATGCTCGCCTTCTTCGGCCGCACGAGCACGAGCCCCAGGCACAGCGTGAACGACACGACCACGCCAAGGATGGACGTGACCGCGGTTTGGGCGTAGTGCATCCCGCCCGCGATGTCCATCTGCACGACGAACCCGCACGAGGTCGAGAACACGACGGCGCCTGCCACGGCGCGCTTCGTGCGCGCGGCCAGCTCGGCCATCGACGTGGCGGGCGCGTCCTGCGGCATCATCACCTTCGCCACCGATTCGTCGGCGCGCATGCACGCGCCGAGGGCCACGAGCGAAATCACGAGGGCCGCCAGGAACATGAGATCGCGCCCGAGCGGGAACAGGGCCGTGCTCACCGGCACGAGCAGCGTGTCCACCACGTAGCCGGCCGCGATCATGGGCACCGCCCAGCTGGGACGATAGCTGGCGAACACCTGCATCCAGCACAGGATGATGAGCGCCCAGCCCACGCCGCCGGCGAGCGCCGCCACGAAGGGCACGATGCCGAGCGTCTCGGGGCTGGCGGCCAGCGCCACGCGC is a genomic window containing:
- a CDS encoding FAD-dependent oxidoreductase is translated as MTNATAQHNGLSRRNFLKGAGIGAAGLLGVTALSACAGNASAKTGDGSWDEETDVVVVGSGAAGVSAAMEALEAGAQVIMIEKSKMTGGITSVCEQYCAYDSKLHLPQNFDDVEDSAEIMLEDAMRVSYGTADEALAKVYCDNSADSLDWMIDHGCEFKDTLRVSDGRHGQGKYILATPGDLTVKLSAAIQAAGGEIMADTPLTELVRDEESGRIVGVVADDKRIKARKGVVICTGPWSDDDVLIPRHLKAVPETVQKCAETLAAFGMPYGPYTGEAIRAAQKAGASVRHMEYIMFDPYYSVPEVMEQKVAPAGVTRAVNQVLLTPEGTRFTDEGQSRGDIALDVVDLPGNVYYPVIDGRHVPDATGSMKFTADKLDEFVAGGFMAKSDTLEGLAAEMEKVFGIPQAASLATIERYNGFCETGVDEEFGKDPHHMTPIDQAPFYAGPAETCREIYTHGGLETDAEARVVDFDGAVIPGLYAAGMCTGGPLGSITISGNWQMSSIVFGRIAGKNVAAETA
- a CDS encoding response regulator transcription factor — its product is MQVDAARRTRLLVAVAVVGFGLLQGARLLDLGTGPYSPEPYAIAGIAAGGVTYLSVAILSYLGRLDRALPLFVGGCCALAARVALAASPETLGIVPFVAALAGGVGWALIILCWMQVFASYRPSWAVPMIAAGYVVDTLLVPVSTALFPLGRDLMFLAALVISLVALGACMRADESVAKVMMPQDAPATSMAELAARTKRAVAGAVVFSTSCGFVVQMDIAGGMHYAQTAVTSILGVVVSFTLCLGLVLVRPKKASIDVAYPVSALALMSVLMFRSANPSDTTWSGPLMVVLLITFFCLIWMAFTSEAYERKLPSFFLLGLAVGASQLSIAAGRALATTDVGALASQHFDTALTAIIWLLGASVALLFLSYLWLFAKSKESGYVDAPDEMSEPTASIESLNAAALELLRDTYDLSAREFEVVGEFSSGRSARYIADYLMLSEHTVKTHLRRAYAKLDIHSRQELLNLIDRMETTIHQRR
- the recJ gene encoding single-stranded-DNA-specific exonuclease RecJ, which encodes MSAQFNIRAADPASVVRLERELGLPRFIAATLVARGIDQPAAVHRFLEPSLERDWLDPYIIPGLSDVADALEAAIKRGDHILVFGDFDLDGISATTVLTRGLRAFGAQATPFIPLRFEEGYALSEAAITRACSYGPDFIVTVDCGIACKVEAAAVVEAGLGLAITDHHEPVDLVPEGVPVADPKCDPDCPSSILAGVGVALKLVQVLGGRLGQPHLWRDFTDFATLGTVADLMPMRDENRALVADGIARMNGAPRPCIAALLATSGAADKPISATNLSFSVIPRLNAAGRMGDAQLALDLLMTDDFEEANRLASKLESVNDQRRAIEAELSEIAKAQAAEIYHGQRALVVSGESWHEGVKGIVASRLVNTYGVPSLLFTIDGDEARGSGRSVGQVNLFKAVEGASDLLTRFGGHEAAVGVTLPADKLPEFERRLCAYMDALPEGAFHPLVKIDACVSLDELTLDNVAQLDKLAPFGQEHPVPVYLARDVMLANCRAVGAEKNHFSCTLSDGRATVSGIMFHCTDIESLMRTDSVVNAAFEVQIDEWRGRKSVKAMLQSLAPARTCGALEACLNPENLSFVADLYATSDAELCANAPHRPEDVEAYEAARAANRACWERKAQEDPAALEQEIVHAIIGDKPLHDAQRAILDHLRAGRSTLGIMATGRGKSLTFQVHAATRALANHEASLFVYPLRALIADQAFHLREALDAFGIGVITLTGESTPDERRQGFAGLADGTYDIALTTPEFLAWHADEFAATGRVRFVVVDEAHHVGLAKAGQRVAYATIGAAIAKLGAPAPGAGAEAAGERQAPTVLALTATADDDVAAAIKRELPVDACVYDPASRPNLEVDDQRNLKNRDDYLANLIASGDKTVIYVNSREQSVAVARALRKRVPQLAPLIGFYNAGLARAERKRIEELFRTDALSVLVATSAFGEGVDIPNIRHVVLYHLPFNEIEFNQMSGRAGRDGKPAGIHLLFNRGDCSLNERILRDMTPDHDCLAQVYRRLRSLQRDSAEAFFTMSNADLAKAAATDAFPVSPASAACGVAVFRELGLIETHTAFGEGGMARSIHVVETQDKVELTDSVRYREGLGEREVFHAFRDWAMKSDSATLHIRVSRPILPGDAAGVAR